A window of Thermodesulfobacteriota bacterium contains these coding sequences:
- the rplW gene encoding 50S ribosomal protein L23: MKDPRQIIKRPLVTEKSSDAREKNWYVFSVDKRCNKREIKDAVEKIFKVKVGKVRTLVTTGKAVKRFGRVSGKRPSIKKAYVELREGVIEIFEGV, from the coding sequence TTGAAAGACCCGAGACAGATAATAAAACGGCCGCTCGTTACCGAAAAATCCTCCGACGCGAGGGAGAAGAACTGGTACGTGTTCTCCGTCGACAAGAGGTGCAACAAGCGGGAAATAAAGGATGCGGTTGAAAAAATTTTCAAGGTTAAGGTTGGAAAGGTAAGGACGCTCGTGACGACGGGGAAGGCCGTAAAGAGGTTCGGCCGCGTTTCCGGCAAGAGGCCTTCCATAAAGAAGGCCTACGTCGAGCTCAGGGAAGGCGTAATAGAGATATTCGAGGGAGTTTAG
- the rplP gene encoding 50S ribosomal protein L16, whose amino-acid sequence MLQPARTKYRKLHKGRIRGKANKGASMAFGEYGLQATESGKLTSRQIEAARIAITRHVRRGAKLWIRVFPHKPITKKPAETRMGKGKGDVDSYVAPVKRGTMIYEISGINMDLVKEAFRLASHKLPVKTRVVARNEGDILG is encoded by the coding sequence ATGCTGCAGCCAGCACGTACGAAATACAGGAAATTACACAAGGGCAGGATCAGGGGAAAGGCCAACAAAGGGGCCTCCATGGCGTTCGGCGAGTACGGCCTTCAGGCTACGGAGTCCGGGAAACTGACTTCGCGCCAGATAGAGGCTGCCCGTATCGCTATTACCCGTCACGTCAGAAGGGGCGCGAAGCTCTGGATAAGGGTGTTCCCCCACAAGCCGATAACGAAGAAGCCGGCCGAAACCAGGATGGGTAAAGGAAAGGGCGACGTCGACAGTTACGTCGCACCGGTAAAAAGGGGCACGATGATTTACGAGATCAGCGGCATTAATATGGATCTCGTGAAGGAAGCCTTCAGGCTTGCTTCGCACAAGCTGCCTGTAAAGACGAGGGTGGTAGCCCGCAACGAAGGGGACATACTGGGATGA
- the rplX gene encoding 50S ribosomal protein L24, giving the protein MALTEKKISVHKKKFNIKAGDTVYVTAGKEKGKTGKVIKVLKKKDGALVEKLNIVKRHEKQSQKNPTGGIVEKEAPIHVSNLMLLDSVDRKPVRIGRKVLSSGEKVRYSKKSGEEIRK; this is encoded by the coding sequence ATGGCTTTAACAGAAAAGAAAATCAGCGTCCATAAAAAGAAATTCAACATAAAGGCCGGCGATACCGTATACGTAACGGCCGGTAAGGAAAAGGGCAAGACAGGGAAGGTTATAAAGGTTCTCAAGAAAAAGGACGGGGCTCTCGTGGAAAAGCTCAACATCGTAAAGCGCCACGAGAAGCAGTCTCAGAAGAACCCTACCGGCGGCATAGTCGAGAAGGAAGCCCCGATACACGTTTCCAATCTCATGCTGCTGGACAGCGTCGACAGAAAACCTGTCCGCATCGGACGCAAGGTGCTCTCGAGCGGAGAGAAAGTCAGATATAGCAAAAAGAGCGGAGAGGAGATCAGGAAATAA
- the rplE gene encoding 50S ribosomal protein L5, with the protein MAPRLKELYQEKVVPALNEKFSYRNPMQVPGVEKIVINMGLGRMSDAGKDKKVIEEAVDELGRITGQRPVVRAAKKSIAGFKLREGLPVGVSVTLRGNRMYEFLDRLVNLALPRVRDFRGVSAKAFDGRGNYTLGLREQVIFPEIDYSKVQHVKGMNISIVTTAETDAEARSLLQKLGMPFTTN; encoded by the coding sequence ATGGCTCCCAGGTTAAAAGAATTATATCAGGAGAAGGTCGTTCCCGCGTTAAACGAGAAGTTTTCCTACAGGAACCCGATGCAGGTTCCGGGTGTAGAGAAGATCGTTATCAACATGGGGCTCGGAAGGATGAGCGACGCGGGGAAGGACAAGAAGGTCATAGAAGAGGCCGTGGACGAGCTCGGACGCATAACGGGACAGAGGCCCGTCGTCAGGGCCGCGAAAAAATCCATCGCGGGCTTTAAGCTTAGGGAAGGTCTTCCGGTGGGAGTTTCGGTTACCCTCCGCGGGAACAGGATGTACGAGTTTCTGGACAGACTCGTGAACCTTGCGCTTCCGAGGGTCAGGGACTTCCGCGGGGTGTCCGCCAAGGCCTTTGACGGGCGCGGCAACTATACGCTGGGCCTCAGGGAACAGGTAATTTTCCCGGAAATCGATTACAGCAAGGTTCAGCACGTAAAGGGTATGAACATAAGCATAGTGACGACGGCCGAGACCGATGCGGAGGCCAGGAGCCTGCTTCAGAAACTCGGAATGCCGTTTACAACAAACTAG
- the rplD gene encoding 50S ribosomal protein L4 encodes MPQLEIYNIEKGKVGTFDLDPAIFEAPVKKHLMHAVVNWQLARRRAGTASTKTRGEVSGGGKKPWKQKHLGRARQGSIRAAQWRHGAVIFGPKPKDWSYSINKKARKQALVSALSLKFGEGVLFGLDGFELPSIKTKQVADFIKRFEFKSALIIVGGENENLLKSSRNIPNVKVVRVEGLNVYDILKYDALVMTQDSLERAQEVLKN; translated from the coding sequence GTGCCGCAGCTTGAAATATATAACATCGAGAAAGGGAAGGTCGGAACGTTCGACCTCGACCCTGCAATATTCGAAGCCCCTGTAAAGAAGCATCTTATGCACGCTGTCGTTAACTGGCAGCTCGCCAGGAGAAGGGCGGGAACCGCGTCTACGAAGACGAGGGGAGAGGTCAGCGGCGGCGGCAAGAAGCCTTGGAAGCAGAAGCATCTCGGCAGGGCGCGTCAGGGGAGCATCAGGGCCGCCCAGTGGCGCCACGGCGCTGTAATCTTCGGGCCGAAGCCGAAGGACTGGTCTTATTCCATCAACAAGAAGGCCAGGAAGCAGGCGCTGGTGAGCGCGCTTTCCCTGAAGTTCGGCGAAGGCGTTCTCTTCGGCCTCGACGGGTTCGAGCTTCCGTCCATAAAGACTAAGCAGGTGGCGGATTTTATAAAGAGGTTCGAGTTCAAGTCGGCTCTTATAATCGTTGGCGGGGAGAACGAGAACCTTCTCAAATCCTCCAGGAATATACCGAACGTTAAGGTGGTAAGGGTGGAAGGGCTTAACGTATACGACATCCTGAAGTACGATGCTCTCGTCATGACCCAGGATTCACTCGAAAGAGCTCAGGAGGTCCTCAAGAATTGA
- the rplO gene encoding 50S ribosomal protein L15, with protein sequence MLNSLSPQPGSKKQRKRVGRGSGSTGKTSGKGHKGQKARSGGKVSPWFEGGQTALKLRSPKRGFTSRNKEKFDLVKVSDLNRFNDGDVITDVELKGAGLTKGKNPVKVLANGELEKKLTVRATAFSKAAIKKIEDKGGKADII encoded by the coding sequence ATGCTTAACAGTTTATCTCCCCAGCCGGGTTCGAAAAAACAGAGAAAGAGAGTAGGCAGAGGGTCGGGGAGTACGGGAAAGACGAGCGGAAAGGGACACAAGGGCCAGAAGGCGAGGTCGGGCGGCAAGGTTTCGCCGTGGTTCGAGGGCGGACAGACGGCGCTCAAGCTGAGGTCTCCCAAGCGCGGATTCACGAGTAGGAACAAGGAAAAGTTCGACCTCGTCAAGGTGTCCGACCTTAATAGATTCAACGACGGCGACGTCATTACGGACGTCGAGCTCAAGGGCGCCGGCCTCACGAAGGGGAAAAACCCCGTGAAGGTGCTCGCGAACGGCGAGCTCGAAAAGAAGTTGACCGTTAGGGCAACCGCGTTCAGCAAGGCCGCTATAAAGAAGATAGAAGACAAGGGCGGTAAGGCAGATATTATATGA
- the rplC gene encoding 50S ribosomal protein L3: MLIMIEGILGKKIGMTEYFLDNGNAVVATVIEAGPCYVVQKKTAGKDGYEAVQVGFLEAKPQRVNKPMQGHFKKAGVAPLKHIVEFAAGADEYGPGDEIKADVFEEGEIVDVVGTSKGKGFSGVMEKHNFRGQPASHGGMAHRRPGGIGSASYPARVWKGQRMAGHLGNERVTIQGLTVFKVDAERNLIVIKGSVPGPNGGLVVIKRSSKGGRTSAAA; encoded by the coding sequence ATCTTGATAATGATAGAAGGAATTCTAGGCAAGAAAATCGGGATGACCGAGTATTTCCTGGACAACGGGAACGCAGTCGTCGCTACCGTTATAGAGGCTGGACCGTGTTACGTCGTCCAGAAAAAGACCGCCGGGAAGGACGGCTACGAGGCCGTGCAGGTCGGGTTCCTCGAAGCCAAGCCGCAGAGGGTGAATAAGCCCATGCAGGGACACTTCAAAAAGGCGGGCGTAGCGCCGTTAAAGCACATCGTCGAATTCGCTGCGGGGGCTGACGAGTACGGGCCCGGCGACGAGATCAAGGCTGACGTGTTCGAAGAAGGCGAGATCGTCGACGTCGTGGGAACCAGCAAGGGTAAGGGGTTTTCGGGCGTCATGGAAAAGCATAACTTTCGCGGTCAGCCGGCTTCGCACGGAGGCATGGCGCACAGAAGGCCCGGCGGTATAGGCTCCGCAAGCTACCCGGCGAGGGTCTGGAAGGGGCAGCGCATGGCCGGACACCTGGGTAACGAAAGAGTGACGATTCAGGGGCTTACGGTGTTCAAGGTCGACGCCGAGCGGAATCTCATCGTGATCAAGGGGTCGGTGCCCGGTCCGAACGGCGGCCTCGTAGTGATAAAGAGAAGTAGCAAAGGGGGCAGGACAAGTGCCGCAGCTTGA
- the rplN gene encoding 50S ribosomal protein L14, with amino-acid sequence MIMSSTYLDSADNTGAKRLYCIKVLGGTRRKYARLGDVVVVSVKEAIPSSKVDKGTVHRAVIVRTRKEQRRVDGSYVRFDNNAAVLINKDNEPVGTRVFGPIARELRTKGFMKIISLAPEVV; translated from the coding sequence GTGATAATGTCGTCTACATATCTGGATTCCGCCGATAACACCGGCGCAAAGAGGCTTTACTGTATTAAGGTGCTGGGCGGCACGCGAAGGAAGTATGCGAGGCTCGGCGACGTGGTCGTCGTATCGGTAAAAGAGGCCATCCCGAGCTCGAAGGTGGACAAGGGCACGGTGCACAGGGCCGTGATCGTCCGCACCAGGAAGGAGCAGAGAAGGGTGGACGGCTCTTACGTCAGGTTCGACAACAATGCGGCCGTTCTTATAAACAAGGACAACGAGCCCGTCGGAACCCGAGTATTCGGGCCGATAGCGAGGGAGCTCAGGACGAAAGGGTTTATGAAGATTATCTCCCTTGCCCCCGAGGTGGTGTGA
- a CDS encoding type Z 30S ribosomal protein S14, with translation MTRKALMEKSMREPKFKVRQRNRCPLCGRPRSYIRHFDMCRICFRDLSSHGKIPGVRKSSW, from the coding sequence ATGACACGCAAAGCGCTAATGGAAAAATCTATGAGGGAGCCCAAGTTCAAAGTAAGGCAGAGAAACCGTTGCCCCCTCTGCGGAAGGCCGCGCTCCTACATAAGGCACTTCGATATGTGCAGGATATGCTTCAGGGATCTTTCGAGCCACGGCAAGATACCGGGCGTTAGAAAATCCAGCTGGTAG
- the rpsJ gene encoding 30S ribosomal protein S10, which yields MNRAAKIRIKLKSFDHRLLDRSSVEIVDTAKRTGARVAGPVPLPTHISRYCVLRSPHVDKNSREHFEVRTHKRVVDILEPTQQTIDALMKLDLASGVEVEIKLTGS from the coding sequence ATGAATCGCGCTGCTAAAATAAGAATTAAGCTGAAATCGTTCGATCACAGACTGCTCGACAGATCTTCGGTCGAAATCGTGGACACCGCAAAGAGGACGGGGGCCCGGGTCGCAGGACCTGTGCCGCTTCCGACTCACATAAGCCGCTACTGCGTGCTGAGGTCGCCGCATGTCGACAAGAATTCGAGGGAGCATTTCGAGGTCAGGACGCACAAAAGGGTCGTGGACATACTCGAACCCACGCAACAGACAATCGACGCACTTATGAAACTCGACCTTGCTTCAGGTGTTGAAGTCGAGATAAAACTTACAGGATCTTGA
- the rpsQ gene encoding 30S ribosomal protein S17: MPRGKYKSKVGTVVSDKMNKTVVVDVIQMKMDPRYKKAVKRNTKFKAHDENETCKVGDKVLIIETRPVSKTKRWRVSRIIERAIQLDIEPEADPAAAGGEQQ, encoded by the coding sequence ATGCCTAGAGGGAAATATAAGTCCAAGGTCGGGACCGTCGTCAGCGACAAGATGAACAAGACCGTCGTCGTCGACGTCATACAGATGAAGATGGACCCGAGGTATAAAAAGGCGGTAAAGAGGAATACCAAGTTCAAGGCCCACGACGAGAACGAGACGTGCAAGGTCGGGGACAAGGTGCTCATAATCGAGACCAGGCCCGTCAGCAAGACGAAGAGATGGAGGGTCAGCAGGATTATAGAGCGCGCGATACAGCTTGATATCGAGCCTGAGGCCGATCCGGCAGCGGCAGGGGGTGAGCAGCAGTGA
- the rpsE gene encoding 30S ribosomal protein S5, with protein MQKEKIDATEYELKEKVVHIRRVAKVTKGGKRFHFTALAVVGNTDGIIGAGLGKSNEVPDAIRKAIEKAKKNLIRVPIKGNTIPHEVLGEHVSSRVMLRPASPGTGVIAGGAVRAVVELSGIHDILSKVVGSTNPLNVVKAAINGLALLRMPQDVAGIRGKDIKELDLPKSYLN; from the coding sequence TTGCAAAAAGAAAAGATCGACGCAACCGAGTATGAGCTCAAAGAGAAGGTGGTCCATATCCGGAGAGTTGCCAAGGTTACCAAGGGCGGAAAGAGGTTCCACTTCACGGCGCTGGCGGTGGTGGGCAATACCGACGGTATCATAGGGGCGGGCCTCGGCAAATCGAACGAGGTGCCCGACGCCATCAGAAAGGCGATAGAAAAGGCCAAGAAGAATCTTATAAGGGTGCCGATAAAGGGGAACACGATACCCCACGAAGTGCTGGGCGAGCATGTGTCGAGCAGGGTCATGCTGCGGCCGGCTTCGCCGGGTACCGGTGTTATCGCGGGCGGTGCGGTGCGGGCCGTCGTCGAGCTTTCGGGAATCCACGACATACTCTCGAAGGTCGTAGGCTCGACCAATCCCCTTAACGTCGTAAAGGCGGCTATTAACGGGCTCGCTCTACTCAGGATGCCGCAGGATGTGGCCGGTATCAGAGGTAAGGATATAAAGGAACTCGATCTCCCGAAGTCTTATTTGAATTGA
- the rplR gene encoding 50S ribosomal protein L18 produces the protein MTTRLSRKIKKDIRHTRVRRKISGSPEKPRLSIFKSSSHIYGQIIDDLNSVTIVSASSLTPEIREVLGKEKMKKTDAAKVVGKALAEKAVAKGITRVSFDRGGYPYHGRIKAFADAAREAGLEF, from the coding sequence ATGACGACAAGACTCAGCAGGAAGATAAAAAAGGATATAAGGCATACGAGGGTAAGAAGGAAGATTTCCGGAAGCCCGGAAAAGCCGAGGCTCTCGATTTTCAAATCCTCGTCGCACATTTACGGGCAGATTATAGACGACCTGAATTCGGTAACGATCGTTTCGGCGTCCTCCCTCACCCCCGAGATCAGGGAGGTTTTGGGAAAGGAAAAGATGAAGAAGACGGATGCCGCCAAGGTTGTCGGCAAGGCTCTCGCGGAGAAGGCCGTGGCGAAGGGTATAACCAGGGTTTCGTTTGACCGCGGCGGTTACCCCTACCACGGAAGGATAAAGGCGTTTGCCGACGCGGCGAGGGAAGCGGGTCTCGAATTTTAA
- the rpmC gene encoding 50S ribosomal protein L29, which produces MKASDIRMLSDSELEKKRVELTEEIFNLRIQISTQQTTNVTRMRTLKRELARLLTIKREKELTTGRS; this is translated from the coding sequence ATGAAAGCAAGCGATATAAGAATGCTCAGCGACAGTGAGCTTGAAAAGAAGAGGGTCGAGCTGACCGAGGAGATATTCAACCTCAGGATTCAGATAAGCACCCAGCAGACGACCAACGTTACGAGAATGCGGACGCTTAAAAGAGAGCTCGCCCGCCTCCTGACGATTAAAAGGGAAAAGGAACTCACCACAGGGAGAAGTTAA
- the rpsS gene encoding 30S ribosomal protein S19, which produces MPRSSKKGPFISSRLLEKVQSEKAAGGTKIIRTWSRGSMVIPDMIGLTFAVYNGRKFIPVYVTEHMVGHKLGEFSPTRTFTGHAGDKKAKVSKGKK; this is translated from the coding sequence ATGCCTAGATCAAGCAAAAAAGGACCTTTTATCAGCAGCCGGCTTTTGGAGAAAGTGCAGTCCGAAAAGGCTGCCGGAGGCACAAAGATCATAAGGACGTGGTCCAGGGGGTCGATGGTAATCCCCGACATGATAGGGCTGACATTCGCCGTTTACAACGGGAGAAAGTTCATACCTGTCTATGTTACGGAGCACATGGTCGGGCACAAGCTCGGGGAATTTTCCCCGACGAGGACGTTCACCGGACACGCGGGTGACAAGAAGGCAAAAGTTTCGAAAGGCAAAAAATAG
- the rpsH gene encoding 30S ribosomal protein S8: protein MTDPIADMLTRIRNALIAGHKTATIPSSIIKAELARILKEQGYISDYKLEGEGVGKVITITLAYTEGKASVIKEIQRISKPSRRVYVGKSEIPRIKGGLGTCILSTSRGILTGAEARKQGVGGELICSIL, encoded by the coding sequence ATGACAGACCCGATAGCCGACATGCTTACGAGAATCAGGAACGCCTTGATTGCGGGTCATAAGACTGCTACGATACCGAGCTCTATTATAAAGGCGGAGCTTGCGCGGATATTGAAAGAGCAGGGATATATAAGCGATTACAAGCTCGAGGGGGAAGGTGTCGGCAAGGTCATCACGATAACCCTTGCCTACACCGAAGGGAAGGCGAGCGTCATAAAGGAAATTCAGCGAATCAGCAAGCCGAGCAGAAGGGTGTACGTCGGCAAGAGCGAGATTCCCCGTATAAAGGGCGGACTCGGAACCTGTATACTCTCGACCTCAAGGGGCATTCTGACGGGCGCCGAGGCCAGGAAGCAGGGAGTGGGCGGGGAGCTTATCTGTTCTATATTGTGA
- the rpsC gene encoding 30S ribosomal protein S3, translating to MGQKVCPVGLRLGITKTWDSKWYAEKGRYTSLLHEDLKIRKLIKKEFYQAAISKIELERAASERVRIIINAARPGMIIGRKGQEIESLRQRLSKMTGKDIYLDIREVKRPEIDAQLVAENVALQIERRVAYRRAMKRGISSALRLGALGVKIMVSGRLGGAEIARKEWYREGRVPLATLRADIDYGFAEAKTTYGIIGIKVWIFKGEILERKHKQVL from the coding sequence TTGGGTCAGAAAGTTTGCCCTGTAGGGCTAAGACTGGGAATCACCAAAACGTGGGACTCCAAATGGTATGCGGAGAAGGGCAGGTATACGAGCCTTCTTCACGAGGACCTCAAGATCAGGAAGCTGATAAAAAAGGAGTTCTATCAGGCGGCGATATCGAAAATCGAGCTCGAAAGGGCTGCCTCCGAAAGGGTAAGGATAATCATTAACGCGGCCCGCCCGGGGATGATAATAGGAAGGAAGGGGCAGGAGATAGAATCCTTGAGGCAGAGGCTGTCGAAGATGACCGGAAAGGACATATACCTCGACATACGCGAGGTAAAGCGCCCCGAGATCGACGCGCAGCTCGTGGCGGAGAACGTGGCCCTTCAGATAGAGCGCCGCGTCGCTTACAGGCGTGCGATGAAAAGGGGTATATCTTCGGCCCTCAGGCTCGGTGCGCTCGGAGTGAAGATAATGGTTTCGGGAAGGCTCGGCGGGGCGGAAATCGCCAGGAAGGAATGGTACCGTGAAGGCAGGGTGCCGCTTGCGACGCTGAGGGCCGATATAGATTACGGCTTTGCCGAGGCGAAAACGACTTATGGAATAATCGGAATAAAAGTCTGGATATTCAAGGGCGAAATACTCGAAAGAAAACACAAACAGGTTCTGTAG
- the rplB gene encoding 50S ribosomal protein L2 gives MGIKKFRPTSPGTRFRSGSDYSDITTDKPYKPLTSPVKKTGGRNSQGRVTSFQRGGGNKRLYRIIDFKRNKTDVPGKVVSVEYDPNRSSRIALVSYADGEKRYILAPEGIGVGSTVMSGSDVEVTVGNALPLRSIPVGTVVHNIELKPGAGGKMVRAAGASAQIAAKDGDYAQIKLASGEIRLVHLNCMATVGKIGNSEHELISYGKAGRKRHIGKRPHVRGVAMNPVDHPHGGGEGKAAKGNPHPVSPWGWITIGYKTRKNKRTDKFIVKRRRIGYGMD, from the coding sequence ATGGGTATTAAGAAATTTCGTCCGACAAGCCCGGGCACGAGATTCAGATCAGGCTCGGACTATTCGGACATAACGACAGACAAGCCCTATAAGCCGCTCACTTCTCCGGTAAAGAAGACGGGCGGCAGGAACTCGCAGGGAAGGGTTACGAGTTTTCAGAGGGGCGGCGGTAACAAGCGCCTTTACAGGATTATCGACTTCAAGAGGAACAAGACCGACGTTCCGGGAAAGGTGGTTTCCGTAGAGTACGATCCGAACCGTTCGTCGAGGATAGCGCTCGTTTCCTATGCCGACGGAGAGAAGAGATACATACTCGCCCCCGAGGGGATAGGCGTAGGGAGCACCGTAATGTCGGGGTCCGACGTGGAAGTGACGGTCGGAAACGCGCTCCCGCTGAGGAGTATTCCGGTGGGTACCGTCGTTCATAACATAGAGCTTAAGCCCGGGGCGGGCGGCAAGATGGTGCGTGCCGCCGGGGCTTCGGCGCAGATAGCGGCCAAGGACGGGGATTACGCCCAGATAAAGCTCGCATCGGGTGAGATAAGGCTCGTTCATCTTAACTGCATGGCGACTGTCGGCAAGATAGGGAACAGCGAGCACGAGCTCATCTCTTATGGTAAAGCGGGCAGGAAGAGGCACATAGGCAAGCGTCCGCACGTAAGGGGCGTCGCGATGAACCCCGTAGACCATCCGCACGGCGGCGGCGAGGGCAAGGCGGCCAAGGGTAACCCGCATCCCGTGTCTCCCTGGGGCTGGATAACGATTGGATATAAAACAAGAAAGAACAAGAGAACCGATAAGTTTATAGTCAAGCGCAGAAGAATCGGTTACGGAATGGATTAA
- the rplF gene encoding 50S ribosomal protein L6, which translates to MSRIGRKPIKVPSGVKIGLNNGIVEVEGGKGKLSWNIPSGINAKLEEETLIIERDNDEKKVKALHGLARSVISNMVTGVSDGFSRTLEIVGVGYRAEAMGSNQIKFNLGYSNPVEFTIPEGISAEFEERGTRLILKGIDKQVLGQTAARIRELRPPDSYKGKGVRYSTEKLKLKPGKAGGKG; encoded by the coding sequence ATGTCTCGAATTGGAAGAAAACCTATAAAAGTACCGAGCGGGGTCAAGATTGGCCTTAATAACGGCATCGTCGAGGTCGAGGGCGGAAAAGGGAAGCTCTCCTGGAACATACCTTCGGGGATAAACGCCAAGCTCGAAGAAGAAACCCTGATCATAGAAAGGGATAACGACGAGAAGAAGGTAAAAGCGCTTCACGGGCTTGCCAGATCCGTTATATCGAACATGGTGACGGGCGTCAGCGACGGCTTTTCCCGGACGCTCGAGATTGTCGGTGTCGGGTACAGGGCCGAGGCCATGGGCAGCAACCAGATCAAGTTCAACCTCGGGTATTCGAACCCGGTCGAGTTCACCATTCCCGAGGGTATATCGGCGGAATTCGAGGAAAGGGGCACGAGGCTCATTTTAAAGGGCATCGACAAGCAGGTCCTCGGACAGACCGCAGCCCGTATAAGGGAGCTCAGGCCGCCCGATTCGTACAAAGGAAAGGGAGTCAGATACTCCACCGAAAAATTGAAGCTGAAGCCCGGAAAAGCGGGAGGTAAGGGATGA
- the rplV gene encoding 50S ribosomal protein L22 codes for MVSQAVKKYYRSSPKKLGPVLGLIRGSGVENAFTLLSSLNKRSAPDIAKLLKSAVANAAEKGHGDTDSLYIKEAYASKGPTLKRIRARARGRAASRKKRMSHITIVLEERGL; via the coding sequence ATGGTTTCACAGGCCGTAAAGAAATATTACAGATCTTCACCTAAAAAACTGGGCCCGGTGCTGGGACTTATCCGGGGCTCGGGAGTCGAAAACGCATTTACTCTCCTGTCCTCGCTGAACAAGCGCTCCGCTCCCGATATCGCGAAGCTTCTTAAGTCGGCTGTCGCGAATGCCGCGGAGAAAGGGCATGGCGATACGGACTCGCTTTACATAAAGGAAGCCTACGCTTCGAAAGGGCCGACCCTCAAGAGAATCAGGGCCAGGGCCAGGGGAAGGGCGGCTTCGAGGAAAAAGAGAATGAGCCACATAACAATCGTGCTTGAAGAGAGAGGGCTATAA